In Alkalihalobacterium alkalinitrilicum, a genomic segment contains:
- a CDS encoding NifU family protein: MASEEMRSQVEEVLDKLRPFLLRDGGDVEFVDIDDEGVVKVRLLGACGSCPSSTITLKAGIERALLEEVPGVKEIEQVF; the protein is encoded by the coding sequence ATGGCTAGTGAAGAAATGCGTTCACAAGTTGAAGAAGTATTAGATAAGCTTCGTCCATTCCTTCTCCGTGATGGTGGAGATGTTGAGTTTGTAGATATCGACGACGAAGGTGTTGTAAAAGTTCGTCTATTAGGAGCTTGCGGATCTTGTCCAAGTTCAACGATTACGTTAAAAGCTGGTATTGAGCGTGCTCTGCTTGAAGAAGTTCCTGGCGTAAAGGAAATCGAGCAAGTATTCTAA
- a CDS encoding YuzD family protein, producing the protein MSTVTISIYGAEVKCASCVNLPTSLETKEWLEAALSRKYPNAPLQFRYIDIEQEVEEADEKYVDAINNEEYFYPLIVIDDEVVAEGNPKLKAICEKIEKMLR; encoded by the coding sequence TTGAGTACGGTCACGATTAGTATTTACGGAGCAGAAGTGAAATGTGCAAGTTGTGTCAACTTACCAACTTCATTAGAAACGAAGGAATGGTTAGAGGCTGCACTTTCCCGCAAATATCCTAACGCTCCGTTACAATTTCGATACATAGATATAGAACAAGAAGTAGAAGAGGCTGACGAGAAGTATGTTGATGCGATCAATAATGAAGAATACTTCTACCCGTTAATCGTCATAGACGATGAAGTTGTTGCAGAAGGTAATCCAAAGCTAAAAGCGATCTGTGAGAAAATTGAAAAAATGCTACGTTAG
- a CDS encoding NAD(P)/FAD-dependent oxidoreductase, whose protein sequence is MHKLVVLGGGYGGMRISQRLLTNDLPNNIEVTLIDRMPYHCLKTEYYALAAGTESDHHIRVHFPEDPRLTVKYANVENLDLENKLIYLKDEDAFSYDTLIIGLGCEDKYHNVPGAPEHTLSIQSMEATRKTYETISNLHPNAVVSIVGAGLSGVEVASELRESRPDLTIKLFDRGEIVLSMFPQRLSAYVQNWFEDHGVEVYNKSNITGVEENTLYNHNEPIHCDAIIWTAGIQPVEVVRNLDVEKDDQGRVKLTSHHHLPNDENVFVVGDCASLPHAPSAQLAEGQGEQIVMVLKKRWNNETIPDTLPKIKLKGVLGSLGKKHGFGLMGERTLLGRVPRVLKSGVLWMYKYHSG, encoded by the coding sequence ATGCATAAACTCGTAGTCTTAGGAGGCGGGTATGGTGGTATGCGAATTTCGCAACGCTTACTCACTAATGACCTACCTAACAATATTGAAGTTACGCTAATAGATAGAATGCCTTATCATTGCTTAAAAACAGAATACTATGCACTCGCTGCTGGCACTGAGTCCGATCACCATATACGTGTTCACTTCCCAGAAGACCCTCGTTTAACAGTTAAATATGCCAATGTTGAAAATCTTGATTTAGAAAATAAATTAATATATTTAAAAGATGAAGATGCTTTTTCATATGACACGCTTATTATCGGCTTAGGTTGCGAGGATAAGTATCATAATGTACCAGGTGCACCCGAGCATACGTTAAGCATCCAAAGTATGGAAGCAACAAGAAAAACATATGAAACGATTAGCAACCTTCATCCAAATGCAGTCGTGTCCATTGTTGGAGCAGGATTAAGTGGTGTTGAAGTTGCAAGTGAACTACGAGAAAGCCGCCCAGATTTAACCATTAAACTGTTTGACCGTGGTGAAATTGTTCTATCAATGTTTCCTCAACGCTTAAGCGCTTATGTGCAAAATTGGTTTGAGGATCATGGTGTTGAAGTTTATAATAAGTCAAACATTACTGGCGTTGAAGAAAATACATTGTATAATCATAACGAACCGATTCACTGTGATGCGATCATTTGGACAGCTGGAATTCAGCCTGTTGAAGTAGTAAGAAATTTAGACGTGGAAAAAGATGACCAAGGTCGTGTGAAATTAACATCTCATCATCATTTGCCAAATGATGAAAACGTCTTTGTTGTTGGTGACTGTGCAAGCTTACCACACGCACCAAGCGCACAACTCGCTGAAGGTCAAGGGGAACAAATCGTTATGGTGTTGAAAAAACGCTGGAACAATGAAACAATTCCAGATACGCTACCAAAAATTAAACTTAAAGGTGTTCTAGGATCACTTGGTAAGAAACACGGTTTCGGACTAATGGGAGAGCGAACTTTACTCGGTCGTGTACCACGTGTCCTCAAAAGTGGAGTCCTCTGGATGTATAAATATCATTCAGGTTGA
- a CDS encoding YuzB family protein, with translation MKPIVEFCLSNLASGSQKAKEELERDPNLDVIEYGCLGHCGQCAVSHFALVNGEFVYGDSTDKLVQNIYVYIEENPMF, from the coding sequence ATTAAACCGATTGTAGAATTTTGCCTGAGTAATCTAGCAAGTGGAAGTCAAAAGGCAAAAGAAGAATTAGAAAGAGATCCTAATTTAGATGTGATTGAATATGGGTGTCTAGGACATTGTGGGCAATGTGCAGTATCACATTTTGCTCTAGTAAATGGAGAATTTGTATACGGGGATTCAACAGATAAATTAGTACAAAACATCTATGTATATATTGAAGAAAATCCAATGTTTTAA
- the dapF gene encoding diaminopimelate epimerase produces MKFTKMHGLGNSYIYVDLFQEVLKEEELPQLAIEVADKNKGIGSDGMILVCPSEVAPVKMRVFNNDGSEAKNCGNGLRCVAKFAYEHGYVKEPTFQIETLGGLVEATVHVSDNQVKEVTVNMGQPRLQRKDLPMTGNPEEQVIAEPLERNGYSLEMTAVSMGNPHAVFFVDQIDEAPVETLGPVLEKDEIFPEWVNVEFVEAVNADELHFRVWERGSGITQACGTGACAAVVAAVLNEKVEKGKEIIVHLLGGDLKITWTVDGDVLMTGAAETVCTGEYFRK; encoded by the coding sequence ATGAAATTTACAAAAATGCATGGTCTTGGGAATAGCTATATTTACGTTGATTTGTTTCAAGAAGTCCTTAAAGAGGAAGAATTGCCACAATTAGCAATCGAAGTTGCTGATAAAAATAAAGGAATTGGTTCGGATGGAATGATTCTCGTTTGTCCGTCTGAAGTAGCTCCAGTTAAGATGCGCGTGTTCAATAATGATGGATCTGAAGCCAAAAATTGTGGAAATGGTCTGCGATGTGTGGCTAAATTTGCTTATGAACATGGATATGTAAAAGAACCAACGTTTCAAATCGAAACACTTGGTGGTTTAGTCGAAGCAACGGTTCATGTTTCAGATAACCAAGTAAAAGAAGTAACGGTTAATATGGGACAACCTAGACTCCAGCGAAAAGACTTACCGATGACTGGAAACCCTGAGGAGCAAGTGATTGCCGAACCGCTTGAGCGCAATGGATATTCACTTGAAATGACAGCTGTATCGATGGGGAACCCGCATGCTGTATTTTTTGTAGATCAAATTGATGAGGCACCTGTAGAAACATTAGGTCCTGTATTAGAAAAAGATGAAATTTTTCCAGAATGGGTTAATGTGGAGTTTGTAGAAGCAGTTAATGCGGATGAATTACATTTTCGTGTGTGGGAAAGAGGCTCAGGAATTACGCAAGCATGTGGAACGGGTGCATGTGCTGCAGTTGTCGCCGCTGTATTAAATGAGAAAGTGGAGAAGGGGAAAGAGATTATAGTTCACCTGCTCGGGGGCGATTTAAAAATCACATGGACTGTTGATGGCGATGTGCTGATGACAGGCGCAGCAGAAACGGTTTGTACAGGAGAATATTTTCGAAAATAA
- the mqnE gene encoding aminofutalosine synthase MqnE, which produces MSTLTLDKRMQEIANKIQNGERLSIEDGLYLYDTPDLLSVAQFANDVNYRKNGKNVYFIENMYINPTNVCEASCSFCGFKRKPGEEGAYTMDEEALLKYVSDRWNNNIREFHIVGGHNHEVPFDYYLDTIRTLKKHYPQATVKAYTGAEIEFFSRIAGISMKEVLEELIKAGLDTLPGGGAEILTERYREKMSPDKASTDQWLEAHEIAHGLGLKTHATMLYGSIESKEERLIHMDRLRQLQDRTNGYMVFIPLAMQPKSINAGLKRRTSAFDDMRTVAISRLMLDNFDHIKAYWINIGVQLTQMALTFGSDDIHGTLIEERISHSVGALTSAGITRDELIHLIKTAGRTPVERDTFYNIIKEY; this is translated from the coding sequence ATGTCTACGCTGACTCTTGATAAACGGATGCAAGAGATTGCAAACAAAATACAAAATGGTGAACGTCTCTCAATTGAAGATGGTCTCTATTTATACGACACACCAGATTTATTGTCTGTTGCACAATTTGCAAATGACGTAAATTATAGAAAGAACGGAAAAAATGTTTACTTTATTGAAAATATGTATATTAACCCAACAAACGTCTGTGAAGCAAGCTGTAGCTTCTGTGGCTTTAAACGTAAGCCAGGTGAAGAAGGCGCATATACAATGGATGAGGAAGCATTGCTAAAATATGTTAGTGATCGCTGGAACAATAATATTCGTGAATTCCACATTGTTGGTGGTCATAATCATGAAGTACCGTTTGATTACTATTTGGATACGATTCGTACGTTAAAGAAACATTATCCACAAGCAACGGTTAAGGCCTACACAGGTGCGGAGATTGAATTTTTCTCAAGAATTGCTGGCATTTCAATGAAAGAAGTGCTTGAAGAATTAATTAAAGCTGGATTAGATACATTGCCAGGTGGTGGCGCTGAAATTTTAACAGAACGCTATCGTGAAAAAATGAGTCCTGATAAAGCCTCTACTGACCAATGGTTAGAAGCGCATGAAATTGCTCATGGTCTTGGATTAAAGACACACGCAACTATGCTATACGGTTCAATTGAGTCAAAGGAAGAACGTTTAATTCATATGGATCGTTTGCGTCAATTACAAGACCGTACGAATGGTTATATGGTCTTTATTCCACTTGCGATGCAACCGAAATCCATTAATGCAGGATTAAAACGTCGTACTTCTGCTTTTGATGATATGAGAACTGTAGCGATTAGCCGACTGATGTTGGACAACTTCGATCATATTAAAGCGTATTGGATTAATATCGGCGTTCAACTAACACAAATGGCGCTAACATTCGGTTCCGATGATATCCACGGTACTTTAATCGAAGAACGCATCTCGCACTCCGTTGGAGCGTTAACATCAGCAGGAATTACTCGTGATGAATTAATTCACCTTATCAAAACAGCAGGAAGAACACCTGTCGAGAGAGACACTTTCTATAACATCATAAAAGAATATTAA
- a CDS encoding Spo0E family sporulation regulatory protein-aspartic acid phosphatase: MERICCEECLSKIEVLREKMVSTALLYGFNHPLVLEYSQKLDEKHNEILSKQKKEFFLLGQ, encoded by the coding sequence TTGGAGAGAATATGTTGTGAAGAATGCCTTTCGAAAATTGAAGTATTAAGAGAAAAAATGGTTTCAACAGCACTATTATATGGATTTAACCACCCACTTGTATTAGAATACAGCCAGAAACTAGATGAAAAACATAACGAAATATTAAGTAAGCAAAAAAAAGAGTTTTTTTTGTTAGGACAGTAA
- a CDS encoding HesB/IscA family protein, translating into MITITESAIARIKEMLNEEEEQGLKLRIGVKGGGCSGLSYGMGFDKEVQEGDQKLDYDGLEVLVDQESAPVLNGVVIDFKQNMMGGGFTIENPNAIASCGCGSSFRTAENAGKPEDC; encoded by the coding sequence ATGATAACAATTACTGAGTCAGCAATTGCCCGTATTAAAGAAATGTTAAATGAAGAAGAAGAGCAAGGTTTGAAGCTTAGGATCGGTGTTAAAGGTGGCGGTTGTAGCGGTCTTTCATACGGCATGGGCTTTGATAAAGAAGTGCAAGAGGGCGATCAGAAGTTAGATTATGACGGTCTAGAAGTTTTGGTCGATCAGGAAAGTGCACCTGTATTAAATGGTGTTGTGATTGATTTCAAACAAAATATGATGGGCGGAGGATTTACCATTGAAAATCCAAATGCCATCGCATCATGTGGCTGTGGCTCTTCGTTTAGAACAGCTGAAAATGCTGGAAAACCTGAAGATTGTTAA
- a CDS encoding NAD(P)/FAD-dependent oxidoreductase, translated as MTKERSVYDITIVGGGPVGLFTAFYGGMRQAKVKIIESMPQLGGQLSALYPEKYIYDVAGFPKVRAQELVDNLKEQMKKFNPTIVLEQSVKKLEKQDGQVFKIQTNKEEHFSKAIIITAGAGAFQPRRLDIAGAEKYEGKNLHYFVNDLSIFAGQNVLVCGGGDSAVDWALMLEPIANNVKLVHRRDKFRAHEHSVELLNQSKVDIQTPYAIKDLIGDGEKITQVVLEEVRGEKEVTVDVDAVVINYGFVSSLGPIKEWGLEIQKNSIIVNSKMETNINGIYAAGDIATYPGKVKLIAVGFGEAPTAVNNAKSYMDPEARLQPGHSSSMF; from the coding sequence ATGACAAAAGAACGCTCAGTTTATGATATAACGATTGTCGGCGGTGGGCCAGTCGGATTGTTTACGGCGTTTTATGGTGGAATGCGACAAGCAAAGGTAAAAATTATCGAAAGTATGCCTCAACTAGGTGGTCAACTTTCTGCATTATATCCAGAAAAATACATATATGACGTAGCAGGCTTCCCTAAAGTCCGTGCACAAGAGCTTGTAGATAACTTAAAAGAACAAATGAAGAAATTTAATCCAACCATTGTTTTAGAACAATCTGTAAAAAAATTAGAGAAACAAGATGGTCAAGTCTTTAAAATTCAAACGAATAAAGAAGAACATTTTTCAAAAGCAATTATTATTACAGCTGGCGCAGGTGCCTTCCAGCCTCGCCGCCTTGATATAGCGGGTGCAGAAAAGTATGAAGGAAAGAACCTCCATTATTTCGTTAACGACTTAAGTATTTTTGCTGGGCAAAATGTTCTAGTTTGTGGTGGTGGTGACTCTGCTGTCGACTGGGCACTTATGTTAGAACCGATTGCTAATAACGTAAAACTCGTTCATCGCCGTGATAAATTTAGAGCACACGAGCATAGTGTAGAACTTCTAAATCAATCCAAGGTCGATATTCAAACGCCATATGCCATTAAAGATTTAATTGGAGATGGTGAGAAAATTACTCAAGTCGTCCTCGAAGAAGTAAGGGGAGAAAAGGAAGTTACCGTTGACGTCGATGCTGTTGTCATAAACTATGGTTTCGTCTCTTCCCTAGGCCCGATTAAGGAATGGGGGCTTGAAATTCAAAAAAACTCGATTATCGTAAATTCAAAAATGGAAACGAATATTAATGGGATTTATGCTGCGGGTGATATCGCAACCTATCCTGGAAAAGTCAAATTAATTGCTGTCGGTTTTGGTGAGGCACCAACGGCAGTCAATAATGCAAAATCATACATGGACCCTGAAGCAAGACTTCAACCTGGTCACAGTTCAAGTATGTTTTAG
- a CDS encoding NAD(P)/FAD-dependent oxidoreductase, with translation MKKPKIVILGAGYGGMITASRLSKELGYNEADITLVNKHDYHYQTTWLHEPAAGTMDPEKTRMKISEVLNLSKIHFIKDVVVDIKKDEKKVILENSELDYDYLVVALGSEPETFGVPGVFEHAFSKWTVNGARQVRDHIEYMFSIYNNEDEKRNELLTFVVAGAGFTGIEFIGELSERVPELCAAYDVPREKVKMYVIEAAPTALPGFDPELVEYAMNLLESRGVEFKISCPIKEVTEHGVLLADGNEIKAETVVWATGVRGNALIEKAGFENMRGRVKVDPDLRAPGHDNIFIIGDCALIINEEINRPYPPTAQIAMQQAAVCASNLKALIHNAPTKGFKPEIKGTVASLGGKEAIGIVFDRKLYGSSANFMKKMIDNRYLYMLGGTPLVLKKGKNPL, from the coding sequence TTGAAAAAGCCAAAAATCGTTATTTTAGGTGCAGGTTACGGGGGAATGATTACAGCTTCACGCCTTTCGAAGGAGCTAGGTTATAATGAGGCAGATATTACGTTAGTTAATAAACATGATTACCACTATCAAACAACATGGTTACATGAGCCAGCTGCTGGTACTATGGACCCTGAAAAAACACGTATGAAAATTAGTGAGGTATTAAATTTAAGTAAAATTCACTTTATAAAAGATGTTGTTGTGGATATTAAAAAGGACGAGAAAAAAGTAATTCTTGAAAATAGTGAACTTGATTATGACTATTTGGTCGTTGCATTAGGTTCTGAACCTGAAACGTTTGGCGTCCCAGGTGTTTTCGAACACGCATTTAGCAAGTGGACGGTTAACGGTGCTCGTCAAGTGAGAGACCATATTGAGTATATGTTTTCAATTTACAATAACGAAGACGAAAAACGTAATGAGTTGTTAACATTTGTTGTAGCTGGGGCTGGCTTCACAGGTATTGAATTTATCGGTGAATTATCAGAACGTGTTCCAGAATTATGTGCTGCATATGATGTGCCACGTGAAAAGGTCAAAATGTATGTGATTGAAGCTGCACCAACGGCTTTACCTGGATTTGATCCAGAGTTAGTCGAGTACGCAATGAACTTATTAGAGAGCCGTGGAGTTGAGTTTAAGATTAGTTGCCCAATTAAAGAAGTAACTGAGCACGGTGTACTTTTAGCTGATGGCAATGAGATTAAAGCAGAGACTGTAGTTTGGGCAACGGGTGTACGTGGTAACGCACTTATTGAAAAAGCAGGCTTTGAAAACATGCGTGGTCGCGTAAAAGTCGATCCTGATCTTCGTGCACCAGGTCATGATAACATCTTTATTATTGGAGATTGTGCATTAATTATTAATGAAGAAATTAATCGTCCATATCCTCCAACTGCCCAAATTGCGATGCAACAAGCCGCAGTATGTGCTTCTAACCTAAAAGCGCTAATTCATAACGCACCAACGAAAGGTTTTAAGCCAGAAATTAAAGGTACAGTTGCGTCATTAGGTGGTAAGGAAGCAATTGGTATCGTGTTTGATCGTAAGCTTTATGGTTCTTCCGCGAACTTTATGAAGAAGATGATCGATAATCGTTACTTATATATGCTAGGAGGAACACCACTTGTACTGAAAAAGGGCAAAAACCCACTATAA
- a CDS encoding YuiA family protein, which yields MKKKQIILKDGQCPYCNGVGYFELYLGGSETCEVCSGHGELNKKVEKSVVS from the coding sequence ATGAAGAAAAAACAAATTATTCTCAAAGATGGTCAATGCCCATATTGTAATGGAGTCGGTTATTTCGAATTGTATTTAGGTGGAAGTGAAACGTGTGAAGTTTGCTCAGGTCATGGAGAATTGAATAAGAAAGTTGAGAAAAGCGTAGTTTCATAA
- a CDS encoding YuiB family protein, translating to MGLPVLIISVLLFLILFFGIGFLLNMILRATWVMAIIYPIVVILIVDNVGLMEYFTAPIASFQALGSDLISLKPADIIILSSGMLGAVLSGVVIRLLRSKGYRMF from the coding sequence ATGGGTTTACCCGTTTTAATTATATCGGTATTGTTATTTTTAATATTATTTTTTGGAATTGGTTTTTTATTAAACATGATTTTAAGAGCGACGTGGGTAATGGCCATTATTTATCCAATTGTTGTAATTTTAATTGTAGATAACGTCGGGTTAATGGAATATTTTACGGCTCCAATTGCTTCGTTTCAAGCACTTGGTTCTGATTTAATTTCACTTAAACCTGCGGATATCATTATTTTGTCAAGCGGTATGTTGGGTGCTGTTTTATCTGGTGTTGTTATCCGATTACTCCGCTCAAAAGGATACCGAATGTTTTAA
- a CDS encoding 3D domain-containing protein translates to MEVAKNTFRRITMTLMFCFAFFTTYQTVTGVNEEEWSSWTKFGLFEPLSVNESRLKDSNLMSKELPMIQHKNEAKTLPADAQPLSLNDAVDWERYPSKKVVATGYTAGYESTGKNPGHPSYGITYSGVQVRRDLYSTIAADPRTFPIGSILYIPGYGYGVVADTGSAIKGNKIDLYYDTVAEVFEKWGKQEVEVFVVKEGNGRLSEQDLNDLNENETVQVFRRQLLF, encoded by the coding sequence ATGGAAGTTGCGAAAAATACATTTCGCAGAATAACCATGACTTTAATGTTTTGTTTTGCATTTTTCACAACTTATCAGACGGTCACTGGTGTGAATGAGGAAGAATGGTCGAGTTGGACAAAGTTTGGGTTGTTTGAGCCACTCAGTGTAAATGAGAGTAGATTGAAGGATAGTAACTTAATGTCAAAAGAATTACCGATGATACAACATAAAAATGAAGCAAAAACACTTCCAGCTGACGCACAACCATTATCTTTAAATGACGCCGTCGATTGGGAACGTTACCCTTCAAAAAAGGTGGTTGCAACAGGCTATACAGCAGGTTATGAATCAACTGGAAAAAATCCTGGGCATCCAAGTTACGGTATTACATATTCTGGAGTACAAGTACGCAGGGATTTATATTCTACGATTGCAGCTGATCCACGTACTTTTCCGATTGGGAGTATTTTATATATCCCAGGATATGGATACGGTGTAGTTGCGGATACTGGATCTGCGATTAAAGGCAACAAAATTGATCTATATTATGACACTGTAGCAGAAGTATTTGAGAAATGGGGTAAACAGGAAGTCGAAGTTTTCGTTGTGAAAGAAGGAAATGGAAGATTATCTGAACAAGACCTTAATGACTTAAATGAGAACGAAACCGTTCAAGTATTTCGTAGGCAACTGTTATTCTAA
- a CDS encoding cobalamin-binding protein has product MKIISICPSNTELLGYLGLDQQLIAIDDYSDWPESVQSLPRLGPDLNIDMDKLAAFEPDLVLASLSVPGMEKNIERLKERNIPHIVLNPNSIKEICADLLKVGELTGLIDHAKKVVQRIETLIEEYRAISKEIVDKPRLYWEWWPKPVFTPGKTNWLTEISDLAGGFNVFSDIEKASVQTDWDDVIQRKPDHICLVWVGVEQDKVKPEIVKKRPGWNEFAPIVNGNLHVLDEPLFCRPSPRLLVGLQKIAALLHPDKYPLFEGKDPLLDSKVQ; this is encoded by the coding sequence ATGAAAATTATTTCCATTTGTCCTAGTAATACAGAGTTACTTGGGTATCTAGGGCTTGATCAACAACTGATTGCTATTGATGATTATTCGGACTGGCCAGAATCAGTTCAATCCTTGCCACGTCTTGGCCCTGACTTAAATATCGATATGGATAAGCTAGCCGCTTTTGAACCTGACCTTGTTTTAGCGTCATTGAGTGTACCTGGAATGGAAAAAAATATCGAACGATTAAAAGAACGCAATATTCCCCACATCGTTCTTAACCCTAATTCGATTAAAGAAATTTGTGCAGACCTTCTAAAAGTAGGAGAATTAACGGGATTAATAGATCACGCTAAAAAAGTCGTCCAACGCATCGAAACCTTAATTGAAGAATATCGTGCCATTAGCAAAGAAATTGTAGACAAACCTCGTTTATATTGGGAATGGTGGCCAAAACCTGTCTTCACCCCAGGAAAAACAAACTGGCTTACTGAAATAAGTGATTTAGCTGGTGGATTTAACGTATTTTCTGATATTGAAAAAGCAAGTGTCCAAACCGATTGGGATGATGTCATCCAGAGAAAACCTGACCATATATGCCTCGTTTGGGTAGGTGTGGAACAGGATAAAGTAAAACCCGAAATTGTTAAAAAGCGACCTGGATGGAATGAGTTTGCACCGATAGTAAATGGAAACTTACACGTATTAGATGAACCGCTTTTCTGTCGTCCATCGCCACGTCTATTAGTAGGCTTACAAAAGATTGCTGCATTATTACATCCAGATAAATACCCTTTGTTTGAAGGTAAAGATCCATTGTTAGATTCAAAGGTTCAATAA
- a CDS encoding divergent PAP2 family protein, with translation MEIFQNFPLWAALIAIGFAQFIKVPLAFIPTRKFDWRLLTSTGGMPSSHSAAVTALATAIALEYGFNSPLFAISTVFGIIVMFDATGIRRHAGYHATVLNQLMADFNKLVHEVKSWPKMEEKEKREELKELLGHQPIEVFFGGLLGIVLTLFLHAVL, from the coding sequence ATGGAGATTTTTCAAAACTTCCCTTTATGGGCTGCACTCATAGCGATCGGTTTCGCTCAATTTATCAAAGTACCTCTAGCTTTTATTCCAACGCGAAAATTTGACTGGAGGCTCCTAACAAGTACAGGTGGAATGCCAAGTTCTCATTCAGCTGCTGTTACTGCTTTAGCGACAGCCATTGCCCTTGAATATGGATTTAACTCACCTCTTTTTGCGATCTCGACTGTATTCGGGATTATCGTGATGTTTGATGCAACAGGGATTAGAAGACACGCAGGCTATCATGCGACCGTCCTCAATCAACTCATGGCTGATTTTAATAAGCTTGTCCATGAAGTGAAATCATGGCCTAAGATGGAAGAAAAAGAAAAAAGAGAAGAATTAAAAGAACTTTTAGGTCATCAACCGATAGAAGTATTTTTTGGTGGATTATTAGGAATTGTCTTAACACTTTTTCTTCATGCAGTGTTATAG
- a CDS encoding DUF309 domain-containing protein, with product MDEPLYPLEYYEFFVNFNEGDYYTCHDLLEEIWMTDKSNYFLKGMLQMTVAIYHYEYGNVKGARLMMSAGLHYIQPYRPYYWGVDLEEIDQFIKLCLSIIPQDIDRVPFERVNELPKLPQLALFLQE from the coding sequence TTGGATGAACCGTTGTATCCACTGGAATACTATGAATTCTTTGTGAACTTCAATGAAGGTGACTACTACACATGTCACGACTTATTAGAAGAAATTTGGATGACGGATAAAAGTAACTATTTTCTTAAAGGGATGTTACAAATGACCGTCGCCATCTATCATTATGAGTATGGAAATGTAAAAGGAGCCAGACTCATGATGTCTGCGGGGCTCCACTATATACAACCGTATAGACCTTATTACTGGGGTGTCGATCTGGAAGAAATTGATCAATTTATTAAATTGTGCTTGTCCATTATACCACAGGACATCGATCGCGTCCCGTTTGAACGAGTAAATGAGTTACCGAAACTTCCTCAACTCGCTCTTTTTTTACAAGAGTGA